TGCGCACGCAAACTTTCTCTTCGCGTTCATTTTCATAGACCACAGTGGCCCCAAAAAATATCTGATCCCGATTGGTTTGTTCTTCCGGCTTCACCACGACCGCTGCCTCAATACGTTTGGTCAAAAAACGCACCCGGCGATCAATTTCGCGCAGGCGCTTCTTACCATACTGGTAATCCGCATTTTCTGAACGATCACCATTACCCGCCGCCCAGGACACAACTTTGACGACCCTGGGCCGTTCCACAGACCAAAGTTCGTGTTTTTCGTCTTTTAAAACCTGCAAGCCTGCCGGGGTGATATAGTTGGGGCGATCCATCTTTGGTCAAAACTTTCACTTGTCTGAAATCACATTCTGATTACATTGTTTTGCAGACAGTTCAAAAGGTAATCAAGATGAAACGCTCAAAAACATTGAAATTGGCCCTGATGGGCGCCACGGTTCTGACCATGACGGCATGCGACAACCCCGATGAAGTTGCCGCAATTTTTGAGTCCGTAGATGAATGTGCCAAATATGAAGGCCAGCAACTCGATGAATGTCGCACAGGCTGGGAAAAGGCCGCCGAAGAACATGTGCGCACAGCCCCCAAATATACTTCCGTCGAAGAATGTCAGGCTGATTTTGGCGAAGAACAATGTGAACAGGCCCCGCAACAAACCACATCCGGTGGATCAATTTTCATGCCGATGATGATGGGCTATATGATGGGCTCCATGCTTTCAGGTGGTGGACGTTCCAATGTGGCAACGCAGCCGCTTTATCGTTCTAAGGATGATCCGAAAAACTTCCGTACAGGCGATAACCAGAAAGTTTCCGGCAAAACAGGGGTTCAAAAAGTCCCGGCGAATGTCACCAAACGCCCTTCGACAAAAACCTCAACCGTGCGTCGCGGCGGCTTTGGTTCCACTGCCATGCGCAAAACAAGTGGCTTTAAAAGCTCTGGTGGCTAAGCCCATAAGCATCACCCTCGTGTAAATGGGGGCCAAGTTAACAGGTCCCCATCTTGTGGGAGGCCATAAGAAGTCTTGCTCATGTACCGTATTGATATTGAAGAACGCCCCAACTGGAAAGAAATGGCCAAGGAAGTTGGCTTTCAATTCCATACCATCAATGGTGATAAATATTGGGACGAGTCGGCCTGTTACCGTTTCACGCTGGAACAGATTGAAAACCACATTGAAGACCCGACGGCTGAATTGGAACAAATGTGCTTTGAGGCCGTCGAGCGTGTGGTTCATGATGAAACCCTGCTGCAAAAACTCGCTATCCCTCCTTATTACTGGGATTATGTGCGCCAAAGCTGGCTTTCGCGTGAAAAGAACCTCTATGGCCGCATGGATTTTTCCTATGACGGGACAGGTCCAGCCAAGCTGTTGGAATATAACGCTGATACACCGACATCACTTTATGAAACAGCAGCCTTTCAGTGGGTCTGGCTGGAGCAAGCCATGGAACAGGGGCTGATCCCCCCTGATTGTGACCAGTTCAACTCCATTCACGAGGCTATGATTACAGCCTTTCATAATATGGCCATTGATGGCACCCTTCATCTTGCGGCTTGCCAGGGCAGTCTGGAAGATGAAGGCACCGTTCTTTATATCGAAGAATGCGCCAATCAGGCCCAGGTCGAAACCCATTTCATTCACATGGAAGAAATTGGTATTGATGACCAGGGGCGTCTGACAGACCTGCACGATACGGTCATTACCAATCTGTTTAAACTTTATCCGTGGGAATGGATGATGCAGGACGAGTTTGGCGAATCCTTACCTGCCAGCCAAACCACCTTTATTGAACCAGCCTGGAAAAGCATTCTGTCTAACAAGGGGATCTTGCCGCTGCTCTGGGAAATGTATGAAGGCCATCCCAACCTGTTGCCTTCTTATTTTGCAGACGATCCACGCGCAAATGATCTTTCAGGGGGTTATGTCAAAAAACCGATTTTCTCACGTGAAGGGGCCAATGTCACCATCCACCGTGAAGGCGGTGAAAATGACTCTGTAAACGGCCCTTACGGTGAAGAAGGTCATGTCATTCAAGCCCTGCATCCCTTGCCTGAATTTAATGGCAATCACACGGTCATTGGCAGCTGGTTGGTGGCAAGCCAACCCTGCGGGATCGGGATTCGTGAGGATCTATCAGCAATCACAAAAGATACCTCTCGCTTCATCCCACACGTGATACGAGACTAAAGCACATAAAAACAACGCATTATGTGCGCGCCGTCACAGCCATAACTCCCATTTTATTCTACTCTAGGGACAGTCAGCTTTTTTTGCTATACTGGGTTAACTGAGAAATGGGATAAGCGTCATGGCTGAGATCACCCAAGACGACGTCAAATTGTTATACAGTGATGCAACACCGGAACGCCGTGCTGTTCTGGCCCAAAAGGTTGCCCATCATATCACCTATAAATCCCTTTCTCCGACCGAGCTGGATTTGGCGATTGCCATTTGCACCAAATTGGCTGAAGACGTTGACGTTGTTGTGCGTCAAAGCCTGTCAGAAGCCATCAAGACCTCCACCGACATCCCTAAAGAACTGGCTTACAAACTTGCCCGTGACGTTCTGGACGTCAGCCTGCCCTTACTTGAATTCAACGAACTGCTTGATGATGAAGCCCTCATCCCCATTATTAAGCAGGGAAATGCACAACAACAACTCGCCATTGCCAAAAGACCCCGCTTGAGCCCGGAACTGACCTATAGCCTTTGTCAAAAAGGCAATGAACAGGTTGTAGAAACAGCATTAAAAAATGAAGGGGCAGAGTTTAAGGACCAGACTTATGATCTTGTGCTCAACCGTTTTAATCAAAGCCCACTGATACATTCCAGCCTCGCAAACCGCAGCCAACTGCCGCCTTATATCATTGAGCGCATGATTGATCTGGTCGGTGATCACATCAAGGCACAGTTGGTTCAACGTCACCCTCTTTCCGCAGTGGCGATGGAACGTCTGATTTTAGAATCAAAAGAAGATGCCAAACAGCGCCTTTTACAGGACCCTTTTTCAAAACGTGAAGCTGACTACCTTGTTCAGGCCCTTGCCCGTCAAGACAAGCTGAGTAACGAGCTGATTATTCGTGCGCTGGAAATTGGGGATCGCCCTTTCTTTGAATATGCTTTAGCCTACCGTGTTGCAATCCCTGTCGAAAATGCCCGCACCCTGATCAAAGATAAAGGAGACAAAGGGTTCAGGGCACTTTATCAACAGGCCCGCCTGCCTGAAGAAGAGTATCAGGCGATCAATTATATGGTCGAAATTGAATATCACAACGCCCGCAATCGGGCAATCACATCCCAAAGCGAACGCCCAACACGCAGGCGTGAACCGGAAAGCTGGCTGACAAAAACCGAAAAGCCAAAAAAGAAATGGCGTCTCTTCTAGGGTCAGGACCTATTAGCCAAACAGCTTAT
This sequence is a window from Terasakiella sp. SH-1. Protein-coding genes within it:
- a CDS encoding DUF1190 domain-containing protein, translated to MKRSKTLKLALMGATVLTMTACDNPDEVAAIFESVDECAKYEGQQLDECRTGWEKAAEEHVRTAPKYTSVEECQADFGEEQCEQAPQQTTSGGSIFMPMMMGYMMGSMLSGGGRSNVATQPLYRSKDDPKNFRTGDNQKVSGKTGVQKVPANVTKRPSTKTSTVRRGGFGSTAMRKTSGFKSSGG
- the greB gene encoding transcription elongation factor GreB; its protein translation is MDRPNYITPAGLQVLKDEKHELWSVERPRVVKVVSWAAGNGDRSENADYQYGKKRLREIDRRVRFLTKRIEAAVVVKPEEQTNRDQIFFGATVVYENEREEKVCVRIVGEDEVDSTQGLISWVSPVARALNKARVGDLVTVRTPKGEEELEVLEISYK
- a CDS encoding glutathionylspermidine synthase family protein; its protein translation is MYRIDIEERPNWKEMAKEVGFQFHTINGDKYWDESACYRFTLEQIENHIEDPTAELEQMCFEAVERVVHDETLLQKLAIPPYYWDYVRQSWLSREKNLYGRMDFSYDGTGPAKLLEYNADTPTSLYETAAFQWVWLEQAMEQGLIPPDCDQFNSIHEAMITAFHNMAIDGTLHLAACQGSLEDEGTVLYIEECANQAQVETHFIHMEEIGIDDQGRLTDLHDTVITNLFKLYPWEWMMQDEFGESLPASQTTFIEPAWKSILSNKGILPLLWEMYEGHPNLLPSYFADDPRANDLSGGYVKKPIFSREGANVTIHREGGENDSVNGPYGEEGHVIQALHPLPEFNGNHTVIGSWLVASQPCGIGIREDLSAITKDTSRFIPHVIRD
- a CDS encoding DUF2336 domain-containing protein, producing MAEITQDDVKLLYSDATPERRAVLAQKVAHHITYKSLSPTELDLAIAICTKLAEDVDVVVRQSLSEAIKTSTDIPKELAYKLARDVLDVSLPLLEFNELLDDEALIPIIKQGNAQQQLAIAKRPRLSPELTYSLCQKGNEQVVETALKNEGAEFKDQTYDLVLNRFNQSPLIHSSLANRSQLPPYIIERMIDLVGDHIKAQLVQRHPLSAVAMERLILESKEDAKQRLLQDPFSKREADYLVQALARQDKLSNELIIRALEIGDRPFFEYALAYRVAIPVENARTLIKDKGDKGFRALYQQARLPEEEYQAINYMVEIEYHNARNRAITSQSERPTRRREPESWLTKTEKPKKKWRLF